Genomic segment of Xanthomonas sp. DAR 35659:
AGCGCAGGCACGGATCGCGCAGGAAGAGATCTTCGGTCCGGTGCTGCCGGTGATCGAGTTCGAACGTCTCGACGACGTGCTCGACCGCCTCGACGCCGAGCCCAAACCGCTGGCGCTGTATCTGTGGAGCCGCGACCGCGCCGGCATCGCGCGGGTGCTGGCGCGCACCAGTTCCGGCAGCGCGGTGGTCAATCACTGCCTGCAGCAGTTCGTGCACAGCGGTTTGCCGTTCGGCGGCGTTGGCGCCTCGGGCTTCGGCAGCGCGCACGGCGTGCACGGGTTCCGCGCGTTCTCGCACGAACGCGCGGTGCTGCATGGCGGGCGCCTGCCGATCGTCAAGGCGTTCTTTCCTCCGTACACCGCCTTGCAGCAACGGTTGGCGGCAGGACTCAGCCGTTGGTTGGCACGGCGCTGAGTGCTGCTGCCGATGCGCCAGGTGCGGGCGCGGTAAGATGCGAGGTCGGCGCGTGTGGCGACGCTGCGGCGTAGTCTGCGCCCCGATTGCCGCGGCGATGCGCGCCGTCGGGCCGGCGTAGTGCCGCCACCGCGGCGCCTGCCGCTTCACCACCATCGAGATCCCATGCCCGCCGACACGTCGCGTCCCACCGCACCGCACCGCCCGCGCCTGACCGGGAACAAGGTGCCGGCCCAGCATCGCGCGACCGAGACCTACGAACAGATCCTCTCGGTCACCGCGCAACTGCTCGGCGACGTCGGCGTGGAGCGGCTGTCCACCAACCTGGTGTGCGCGCGTGCCGGGCTGACGCCGCCGGCGCTGTACCGCTACTTCCCCAACAAGTACGCGCTGCTGTCGGAACTGGGCCGGCGGCTGATGCAGCGGCAGAACGCGCTCATCCCCAAGTGGATCACCCTGTCGGCGATGAGCGGCACGCGCGAGGAGTTGCAGCGCGCGCTGGCCGGGCTGGTGCTGGATACCTACCGCGTCACCAAGGCGACCGAGGGTGGGGTGTGGGTGTTGCGCGCGCTGCGCGCGGTGCCGGCGCTGCAGCAGGTGCGCCTGGACTCGCATGCGCAGGTCACCAAGGGCCAGGTGCGCTTCCTCAGCGAGGCCTTCCCCGACGCCGACCCGCGCCAACTGCGGCTGGTCAGCCGCATCGTGGTCGACCTGATCTACGCGACCGTGGAGTTGCTGTTCGACACCCGCCTGAGCGCCCGCGCGGTAGCCGACACGGTGGCGGCGATGATCGCCAGCCACATCGAGCAACTGCGCGATGGAGCGTCGACTGGATGAGGCCGGATTGCGGCTTCGGATGTGGAGTGCCTGCGTAGCGCACGCGCACCTGCAACGGCACCGCGAGGCGCGGCGGCCGATGACATCGCCAACCAGGCGTCGCCAAACGACCGCTTGAGGCCGGCAGCAAGCGAGGCGTCCGCGCACGAGGCGCGACGCGCGCAACGCGATGCACTTGCCGTCCGCGACCGCGATCAGAGCTCGGTGACGAACCTGCCCTCGTCGAGATCGGCGATCAGCGTGGGGCCGGTCGGCGTCCAGCCGAGCCTGGCTTGCGTCAGCGCGCTCGAGGCGGGCATGTCGAATTGCACGAACATCGCCATCCAGCCGAAATGCGCGGCCGCCTCGCCCGGCGCGATCGACAGCACCGGCAGCTTCAGCCCGCGCCCGAGCGCCTCGGCGATCGCGCGGCTGCGCACGCCTTCCTCGCCGACCGCGTGATAGCGCGCGCCCGGTTGCGCTTTCTCGATCGCATGGCGATAGAGCCGCACCGCATCGGACAGATGGCCGGCGGCCCAGCGGTTGCCGCCGTCGCCGACATAGGCCACCACGCCCTTGTCGCGCGCGATCGCCGCCAGCGGCGTGATCAGCCCTTGCCGAAACGGGTTATGGATCTGCGGCAGCCGCATCACCGAGACATTGACGCCGGCCTCGAGCAAGGCGTTGCCGGCCTGTTCGGAGCCGATGCGCGGACTGGCGTGCTTGGCGTTGAAGATGTCCTCGCTGGCCAGCCCGCCGTGCTCGCCGATGCCCACCGCGGTGCCGGAGGTGATCAGCAGCGGACGATCGGAGCCCTTCAGCGCCGCGCCGAGCGCCGCGATCGCGCGCTTGTCCTTCTCGCAGTTGGCGGCGAAGTTGCTGAAATCGTGGTCGAACGCCGCATGGATCACGGCATCGGCCTGGGCCGCACCCCGCGCCAGGCTGTCCGGATCCTCCAGCGTCCCGTGGTGGACCTCGGCGCCGGCCGCGCGCAGCGCCTGCGCGCCGGTCTCCGATCGCGTCATGCCGAGCACGCGATGGCCGGCCTGCAGCAGTTCGGGAACCAGGGCCGAGCCGATGAAGCCGGTCGCGCCCGTCAGAAAGATACGCATCGTGAACTCCCTTGGGTCGGTGCGAGCGACTCTCCGGCATCCGCGTATCCCGTTAAAGTAGTGATGTCATCCTAGTAAAGCGGCTAACAGGTTCGCCATGCATCCCGATCCGGCCCATTCCCTGGGCGACTTTCTGCGCAGCCGGCGCGCGCGGCTCGACCCCGCCAGCTTCGGCTTCGCCGGCCGCCGGCGCACGCCGGGCTTGCGCCGCGAGGAAGTCGCGCAGCGCGCCAACATCAGCCCGACCTGGTACACCTGGCTCGAACAGGGGCGCGGCGGCGCGCCGTCGGCGCAGGTACTGGAGCGGATCGCAGGCGCGCTGCTGCTGACCGACGCCGAACGCGAGCACCTGTTCATGGTCGCGCTGGGGCGGCGGCCGGAGCTGCGCTATCGCGCGGTGGCGGGCGTCAATCCGCGCCTGCAGCGCGTCCTCGATGCGCTGGAAACCAGCCCGGCCATCGTCAAGACGCCGACCTGGGACGTGGTGGCCTGGAACCGCGCGGCGGCGGTGGTGCTGACCGACTACGCACAGTTGCCCATCGGCGAGCGCAACATCCTGCGCTTCCTGTTCGGCAATCCCGCCGCGCGCGCCAAGCAGCACGACTGGGGGGCGGTGGCCCGCTTCGTGGTGGGCGCGTTTCGTGCCGACGTGGTCCGCGCGGGGCTCGCGTCGGAGGCGGCGGACCTGGTGACCGAACTGTGCGCACTCAGCACCGAGTTCGAGGCGCTATGGCACGACAACGAGGTGTTGAGTCACAGCGAGGGCGGTGGCGTGAAGCGTCTCAAGCATCCGCTGCTCGGCGCGATCGCGCTCGAGTACTCGGCCTTCGCCGTGGATGGGCGGCCGGATCTGGGCATGATCGTCTACACGCCCGTCGATGCCGGCGTGGCCGCGCGCATTCGCGCGCTCGCGTTCGCCCATGGCACGGCCCAGGCCGAGCGCCAGGACCTGCCGATGGTCTGACCAAGCGCCTGGGCATGGCGCAGTCCCCGCGCTCGAAGATCGGCGACGGCGGCGTATCCGGCAAGGACGCCCGCCGCACTGGCGCCGCTCGCGCCGCGCTGCGGCGCGGCGATTCCCGTTTCCGATCGGCATGCGCGCCGGGCTTTCCAAGCAAGCAAACCGGCGCGAAACAGCCGGTTTGCCGTTCGCTCTTTCTAGTCCCGATTCCCGATTCCCGCCTCGAATCACTCCACCGCCAGATCGTCGACCTTCTGCCAGCCGCGCGGCAGCAGCCCGCCGCGGCTGGCGCGGGCGCCGAGGTAGGCGTCCAGGTCCTTGAACGACAGCGACATGGTGCGCTGGCCGCTCTTCACCAGCAGCGTGTTGCCCGGCGCCACCGCGGCGATCGCCACCACCCGCTCGGTGCTGAGCTTGGCCTTGGGGATGTCGATGATCTTGTTGCCCTTGCCCTTGTCCAGCTCGGGCAGGTCGGCGACCGGGAACGCCAGCAGGTGGCCGGCGCTGGTGACCGCGACGATGCGGTCGCTGCCGGCGCCGCTCACCGGTGCCGGCGGCAGCACCTTGGCGTTCGGGGTCAGGTTGAGCATGGCCTTGCCGGCCTTGTTGCGGCTGGTCAGGTTCTCGAAGCGGGTGACGAAGCCGTAGCCGTGCGAGGACGCCAGCACCAGGCGGCTGTCGTTCTCGCCGCTGGCGATGGCCTGGAACGACGCGCCGGCCGCGGGCGAGAAGCGCCCGGTCAGCGGCTCGCCGTTGCCGCGCGCCGAGGGCAGGGTATGCACCAGGGTCGAATAGGCGCGGCCTTCCGAATCCAGGAATGCCACCTGTTGCGTGCTGCGCGCGCGCACCGCCGCCAGCAGGCCGTCGCCGTCGCGGTAGGACAGCGCCGCCGGGTCCACGTCGTGGCCCTTGGCCGCGCGGATCCAGCCCTTCTCCGACATCACCACGGTCATCGGCTCGCTCGGCACCAGCTCGGTCTCGTCGATGGCCTGGGCCGCGCCGCGCTGCACCAGCGGCGAACGCCGCGCATCGCCGAACTTCTTGGCGTCGGCCACCAGTTCGTCCTTGATCAGCTTCTTCAGCTTGGTCTTGCTGGCCAGCACCGCCTGCAGCTGCTCGCGTTCCTTGGCCAGCGCGTCCTGCTCGCCGCGGATCTTCATTTCTTCCAGCCGCGCCAGCTGGCGCAGGCGGGTTTCCAGGATGTAGTCGGCCTGTTCCTCGCTGAGCGCGAAGCGCGCGATCAGCGCCGGCTTCGGCTCGTCCTCGCTGCGGATGATGCGGATCACTTCGTCCAGGTTGAGGAACGCGACCAGCAGGCCTTCCAACAGGTGCAGGCGGCGCTCGACCTTCTCCAGCCGATGGTTGAGGCGGCGCACCACGGTGTCGCTGCGGAAGCGCAGCCATTCCTCCAGCAGGGTCTTGAGGTTCTTGACCTGCGGGCGGCCGTCCAGGCCGATCACGTTGAGGTTGACCCGGTAGCTGCGCTCCAGGTCGGTGGTGGCGAACAGGTGGCCCATCAGCTGCTCGGCGTCGACCCGGTTGGAGCGCGGCACCAGCACCACCCGCACCGGGTTGGCATGGTCGGACTCGTCGCGGATGTCTTCCAGCCACGGCAGCTTCTTGGCGCGCATCTGCTGCGCGATCTGCTCGATCACCTTCGACGGCGACACCTGGTAGGGCAGCGCCGTGACCACGATGTTGGCGTTTTCCTTCTGGTAGGTGGCGCGGGCGCGCACGCTGCCATGGCCGGTTTCGTAAATGGTGCGCAGGTCGGCGGCCGGGGTGATGATCTCGGCGGTGGTCGGGTAGTCCGGGCCGCGCACGTGCTCGCACAGGTCGGCGACGCTGGCGTCGGGGTCGTCGAGCAGGCGGATCAGCGCGCTGACGATCTCGTTGAGGTTGTGCGGCGGCACGTCGGTGGCCATGCCCACGGCGATGCCGGTGGTGCCGTTGAGCAGCAGGTGCGGCAGCCGCGCCGGCATCCAGGTCGGCTCGTCCAGGGTGCCGTCGAAGTTCGGCGACCAGTCCACCGTGCCCTGGCCGAGTTCGCCCAGCAGCACTTCGGCGATCGGGGTCAGCTTGGACTCGGTGTAGCGCATCGCCGCGAACGACTTGGGGTCGTCGGTGGAGCCGAAGTTGCCCTGGCCCTCGATCAGCGGGTAGCGGTAGGAGAACGGCTGCGCCATCAGCACCAGGGCTTCGTAGCAGGCGCTGTCGCCATGCGGGTGGTACTTGCCGATCACGTCGCCGACGGTGCGCGCGGACTTCTTCGGCTTGGCCGTCGCGTTCAGGCCCAACTCGCTCATCGCATAGATGATGCGCCGCTGCACCGGCTTGAGCCCGTCGCCGAGGAAGGGCAGGGCGCGGTCCAGCACCACGTACATGGAGTAGTCGAGGTAGGCGCGTTCGGCGTACTCGCGCAGCGGCAGCTGTTCGAAGCCATGGAAGGCGGGGCGGGTGAGATCGGTCATGCGCGGGGAATACCTGTAGGGGGAACGCGGCGGCGGGCGCCGCAGGTCAGCCGGTCGATTATCCGGATGCGGCCGGCGATGCCAAGCCGCGCGTGCCGCCGGCGCTGGCCAGGTAGCGGGCGGGCGGATGGCCGAAGCGGCCGCGGAAAGCGGTGACGAAGGCGCTGGGGCTGCTGTAGCCCAGCCGGAAGGCGGTGTCGGCGACGCTGGCGCCGTCGCTGAGCCGGCGCAGCGCCTCGGCCAGCCGCGCCTGCTGGCGCCAGCCGGCGAAGCCGAAGCCGGTCTCGTCGCGGAAATGCCGGCTCAGGCTGCGCGGCGACAGCCCGGCCCAGTGCGCCCATTGCGCCAGCGTGCGGTCGTCGGCGGGGGTCTCCAGCAACTGGGTGGCGATGCGCAGCAGGCGTCGGTCGCGCGGCATCGGCAGGTGCAGATGCTCGACCGGCGCGTTGCGCACCTCGTCCAGCAGCACCGCGCACAGGCGCTGCTGCTCGGCATCCAGCGCCGGCGGCACGCCCCATTGGGTCATCCGCCGCAGTACCTCCCGGAACAGGCCGTTCATGCCGATCACGCAGGTCCGCGGCGGCAGGTCGGCGCAGACGTCGGGGCGGATCAGCGCCAGGTAGCTGCGCACCCGCCCGGACACCTGCACCGTATGCAGCTCCTGCGGCGGCATCCAACCCGCGCAGCCGGGCGGCAGCGACCACTGGCCATGCTCGGTGCGGGTGCCCAGCACGCCTTCCTCGACATAGATCAACTGGCCGCGCACGTGGCGGTGCCAGTCCACCTCGCGCCGCAGCGACACCGGCGAATGCGCCATGAACGCCAGCGCGGGCGGGCCGTCGGCGCGTTCGAACCAGTCCATGGCGCGCGGGTCCAGGGCGCTGCCGGAGGCGAGCGCGGACGAGGCGAGGGTGGAGACGGTTGGCTCGATTTCGATATCCATTGTCCGGATTGTAATACCGAGCCAGGTCCGCCCGCCGCTACAGTGCGCTCGCCGTCAGCGTTCTTCTGGTGCAACGCAGCATCTACTTTCTTTGGAGATATTTTCTTGACATATATTTCTAAATGAAAATAATTGGCGCCCATGAACTTCGCTCCCTCCCTCCCGGGCCCGCCCTCGTTCGGCCTGCTGCTGCGCCAGGTGCGTGACGGCCTGATGCGCCATCTCGACCAGGCCATGGCCGGGCTGGAGCCGGATCTGGGCTTCACCCACTACATCGGGATGAAGGCGCTGTCCTACATGGCGCCGTGCACCGCCAACGAACTGGCCCAGGCCATCGACCAGAACCCCAGCGCGGTGACCCGCCTGCTGGACAGGCTGCAGGACCTGGGCTGGGTGCGTCGCGAGGCGCATGCGCAGGACCGCCGCGCCTTGCAGATCGTGCTCACCGACGAAGGCCGCGCGCTGTGGCAACAGCTCAAGCGCCGCGGCGACGAGACCATCGCCAACGCGCTGCGCGACCTCTCCGCCGACGAACGCGAGCAACTCACTTCGCTGTTGATCCGCGTCCGCGATTCCCTCAATTCGCCATGAACCCGCTTATGAACCTCTCCGCATCGTCCCATCGCCTGCGCCCGTTCGCGGTCGCGGCCCTCACCCTGGCGCTGGCCGCCTGCGCCAGCAGCCGCGGCCTGGAACCGCAAGGCCGCCGGCTCGACGCCGATCAGCAGTTGCAGGCCGGCAAGACCCTGGCCGCCGCGCATCTGGCGCCGGCCGCCTGGCCGCGGCAGGACTGGTGGACGGCGCTGGGCGACCCGCAACTGGACGCGCTGATTGCCGAAGCGCTGCAGGGCACGCCGAGCCTGGAGGCGGCCGACGCGCGGCTGCGCCTGGCGCAGGCCCAGGCCGGCGCGGCCAACGCCGACCGCGGCGCCAAACTGTCGCTGTCCGCCGGCTATACCGGCCTGCAACTGCCCAAGGGACTGGCCGGCGACGAGATCGGCGGCAAGTACATCCACAACGAGCAGGCGCTGCTGGATTTCAGCTACGGCTTCGACCTGTGGGGCGGCAAGCGCGCCGCCTGGGAAGCGGCGGTGGACCAGGCGCATGCGGCGCAGGTCGATGCGCAGGCCGCGCGGCTGGACCTGTCGGCGGCGGTGGCCAATGCCTACGCGCAGCTCGGTTACGCCTGGCGGCTGTACGACCTGGCCGGCGAGGAGCTGGCGCGCGCCGACACCAGCCTGAAGCTGGTGCGGCAGCGCGTCGGCGCCGGCATCGACAGCAACCTGCAACTGCGCCAGGCCGAGGCGCGGGTACCGGCGGCGCGTCAGCAGCAGCAGGCCGCGCAGCAACAGATCGACGAGGCGCGCACCGCGCTGGCGGCGCTGCTCGGGCGCGGCCCGGATCGTGGCCTGCAGATCGAGCGGCCGCGGCCGCTGGATCCGATGGCGGTGCAGTTGCCGTCGGTGCTGCCCAGCGACCTGCTCGGGCGCCGTCCCGACGTGGTCGCGGCGCGCTGGCGGGTCGAGGCGTCCTCGCAGAGCATCGGCGCGGCCAAGGCGCAGTTCTATCCCAGCATCAATCTCACCCTGCTCGGCGGCGTCGCCGCGAAGAACCCCGGCGACCTGTTCAAGGGCGACGCGGTGCTCGGCTACCTGGCGCCGAGCCTGAGCCTGCCGCTGTTCGACAGCGGCCGCCTGCGCAGCCAACTGGCCGAGCGCGACGCGCAGTACGACCTGGCCGTGGCCAACTACAACCAGGCGCTGGTGACGGCGTTGCGCGAGGTCGCCGACCAGGTCAGCGCCGCGCGTTCGCTGCAACAGCAGGCGCAGCAGCAAGCGCAGGCGGTGGACACCGCGCGCGCCGCCTTCGACCTGGCGCAGCAGCGCTACCGCGCCGGCATCGGCAACTACCTCGACGTGCTGAGCGTGCAGCAGCAGCTGCTGGAGGCGCAGCAGCGCCTGGCCTCGCTGCAGTCCAACCAGATCCTGGTGTCGGTGCGCCTGAACCAGGCGCTGGGCGGTGGCTACGAAGCCACCTCCGCGGCCGACGCGCCGTCGACCCCTTCCGCTTCCACGCATTCCTGAGACCGCCGCAATGAATCAGACAACGACCCCCGATTCCTCCGCTCCCGCTCCCAGCCGGCGCGGCAAGCTGCTGCGCGGCCTGGCCGTGGTGGTGGTGCTGGTGCTGATCGCG
This window contains:
- the parC gene encoding DNA topoisomerase IV subunit A, with the translated sequence MTDLTRPAFHGFEQLPLREYAERAYLDYSMYVVLDRALPFLGDGLKPVQRRIIYAMSELGLNATAKPKKSARTVGDVIGKYHPHGDSACYEALVLMAQPFSYRYPLIEGQGNFGSTDDPKSFAAMRYTESKLTPIAEVLLGELGQGTVDWSPNFDGTLDEPTWMPARLPHLLLNGTTGIAVGMATDVPPHNLNEIVSALIRLLDDPDASVADLCEHVRGPDYPTTAEIITPAADLRTIYETGHGSVRARATYQKENANIVVTALPYQVSPSKVIEQIAQQMRAKKLPWLEDIRDESDHANPVRVVLVPRSNRVDAEQLMGHLFATTDLERSYRVNLNVIGLDGRPQVKNLKTLLEEWLRFRSDTVVRRLNHRLEKVERRLHLLEGLLVAFLNLDEVIRIIRSEDEPKPALIARFALSEEQADYILETRLRQLARLEEMKIRGEQDALAKEREQLQAVLASKTKLKKLIKDELVADAKKFGDARRSPLVQRGAAQAIDETELVPSEPMTVVMSEKGWIRAAKGHDVDPAALSYRDGDGLLAAVRARSTQQVAFLDSEGRAYSTLVHTLPSARGNGEPLTGRFSPAAGASFQAIASGENDSRLVLASSHGYGFVTRFENLTSRNKAGKAMLNLTPNAKVLPPAPVSGAGSDRIVAVTSAGHLLAFPVADLPELDKGKGNKIIDIPKAKLSTERVVAIAAVAPGNTLLVKSGQRTMSLSFKDLDAYLGARASRGGLLPRGWQKVDDLAVE
- a CDS encoding helix-turn-helix domain-containing protein, which produces MDIEIEPTVSTLASSALASGSALDPRAMDWFERADGPPALAFMAHSPVSLRREVDWHRHVRGQLIYVEEGVLGTRTEHGQWSLPPGCAGWMPPQELHTVQVSGRVRSYLALIRPDVCADLPPRTCVIGMNGLFREVLRRMTQWGVPPALDAEQQRLCAVLLDEVRNAPVEHLHLPMPRDRRLLRIATQLLETPADDRTLAQWAHWAGLSPRSLSRHFRDETGFGFAGWRQQARLAEALRRLSDGASVADTAFRLGYSSPSAFVTAFRGRFGHPPARYLASAGGTRGLASPAASG
- a CDS encoding helix-turn-helix transcriptional regulator, whose translation is MHPDPAHSLGDFLRSRRARLDPASFGFAGRRRTPGLRREEVAQRANISPTWYTWLEQGRGGAPSAQVLERIAGALLLTDAEREHLFMVALGRRPELRYRAVAGVNPRLQRVLDALETSPAIVKTPTWDVVAWNRAAAVVLTDYAQLPIGERNILRFLFGNPAARAKQHDWGAVARFVVGAFRADVVRAGLASEAADLVTELCALSTEFEALWHDNEVLSHSEGGGVKRLKHPLLGAIALEYSAFAVDGRPDLGMIVYTPVDAGVAARIRALAFAHGTAQAERQDLPMV
- a CDS encoding efflux transporter outer membrane subunit, whose protein sequence is MNPLMNLSASSHRLRPFAVAALTLALAACASSRGLEPQGRRLDADQQLQAGKTLAAAHLAPAAWPRQDWWTALGDPQLDALIAEALQGTPSLEAADARLRLAQAQAGAANADRGAKLSLSAGYTGLQLPKGLAGDEIGGKYIHNEQALLDFSYGFDLWGGKRAAWEAAVDQAHAAQVDAQAARLDLSAAVANAYAQLGYAWRLYDLAGEELARADTSLKLVRQRVGAGIDSNLQLRQAEARVPAARQQQQAAQQQIDEARTALAALLGRGPDRGLQIERPRPLDPMAVQLPSVLPSDLLGRRPDVVAARWRVEASSQSIGAAKAQFYPSINLTLLGGVAAKNPGDLFKGDAVLGYLAPSLSLPLFDSGRLRSQLAERDAQYDLAVANYNQALVTALREVADQVSAARSLQQQAQQQAQAVDTARAAFDLAQQRYRAGIGNYLDVLSVQQQLLEAQQRLASLQSNQILVSVRLNQALGGGYEATSAADAPSTPSASTHS
- a CDS encoding TetR/AcrR family transcriptional regulator, with amino-acid sequence MPADTSRPTAPHRPRLTGNKVPAQHRATETYEQILSVTAQLLGDVGVERLSTNLVCARAGLTPPALYRYFPNKYALLSELGRRLMQRQNALIPKWITLSAMSGTREELQRALAGLVLDTYRVTKATEGGVWVLRALRAVPALQQVRLDSHAQVTKGQVRFLSEAFPDADPRQLRLVSRIVVDLIYATVELLFDTRLSARAVADTVAAMIASHIEQLRDGASTG
- a CDS encoding SDR family oxidoreductase, yielding MRIFLTGATGFIGSALVPELLQAGHRVLGMTRSETGAQALRAAGAEVHHGTLEDPDSLARGAAQADAVIHAAFDHDFSNFAANCEKDKRAIAALGAALKGSDRPLLITSGTAVGIGEHGGLASEDIFNAKHASPRIGSEQAGNALLEAGVNVSVMRLPQIHNPFRQGLITPLAAIARDKGVVAYVGDGGNRWAAGHLSDAVRLYRHAIEKAQPGARYHAVGEEGVRSRAIAEALGRGLKLPVLSIAPGEAAAHFGWMAMFVQFDMPASSALTQARLGWTPTGPTLIADLDEGRFVTEL
- a CDS encoding MarR family winged helix-turn-helix transcriptional regulator, which codes for MNFAPSLPGPPSFGLLLRQVRDGLMRHLDQAMAGLEPDLGFTHYIGMKALSYMAPCTANELAQAIDQNPSAVTRLLDRLQDLGWVRREAHAQDRRALQIVLTDEGRALWQQLKRRGDETIANALRDLSADEREQLTSLLIRVRDSLNSP